The DNA sequence AGATAAGCGATGAACGTGCGCTTTCGTTTCCATGGGGACGCTTTCCGGACCGGCCTCAGCTAATTCCGTCCTCCCCTTCGATCGTGCGGAATGGATCTTCGACTCGTCCTTGATCGCCCCGGAGTCGCCCCATGCAGCCTCCAGCTCCTGGTAAAAATACGGAGCAGGACCTGCCTTCAAATAAAGAGAACCGCTTATTGAAAAATCACCTTGGCACTGACTTCTACCCTGGTACCTTCTTGATGCTACAGAGGACTTTCTGTATTGGGGAATCAAAACGAAGCGGAAACGTGCCCGTGGAAGAAGGAGATTGGAAGATCCCTCAGGGCTAAAGCCCACCCGGAAATCTCCTCCACGACAGGTCTGTTAAAGCTAAGTTTTCATTTACCAACAACAGACTTGGCTCTGACGCACCTTTGGGAAAAACTATATTTGACAAAAAAAGATAATTTCACCTTTAAACCTTCTATCGTTTAAGCCTGGGCCACCAGCTTTTTAAGTAGACTTATCTTCTTTCACCATAATCTGGAAAGACAAGTTCCCCTTTTTCGCGTAGGAACCACAGACTTTAAGACAGCTTAAATGAAAACAGCAGTCTATTTTTCTTTTAGTTTCTGTTTTATTCTGTCATATTCTTCTTCAGATATTTCGCCGCGGGCGAAGCGTTCCTTTAAAATATTCAGGCTTTCATCACGAAGAGGGGCAGTAGAAGAAGAACTGTTTCCTGTGCCGCTGAGCTTGTTCACAAGGAAAATAATGAGAACAATCAAAAGAACTAGAAACAAAATCCAAATGAGACCAGAAACGAACATTCCGCTGCCCCAATTTCCATTCATCATGTCATACATAGTATTCGTCCTCTCCTTAGCTATTTATCCTTAAATAAAGATTTTCAAAAGGGTATTATAAATCCTTTTACAAGCACGCTCCATTTCAACAGAATAATCTATTATCCTGAGCGTTATAAATGAGGATGGAGCGTTATAACACTCTGTACGGTAAAACAGAAAAAACGTTGACACAGCGGTGATTTTGCTATGTTACAATTGTGACGTAAACCGTTCGATAAGACGGTTTGATCCGGCTAGAAAAGCTCTACTGATAAGTTGGGAACACAGACTATAGACCAAGTCGGGTACATGCACAGCCGTACAGATGAGATGTTTTTAACTGCTGTTCGGAGTCTCCAGCAGGCAGGAATAAGCCTCATAATTACAGGCATTCTCACAGCCCGGCTGTTCTTTTTGCGTTCTTCAAAATTCTTTCGGAACCCCTCTACATACATGCTTAACTTAATGATATCCATAAAATGTGAAGAAAGTATGAATTTGAGAAGTTTTTAATGATTAGAAAAAGCGACATGAGGGGTAAGGTAAAAGAAGAGAGACTGTTTTCTAAAAAGAAGGAGGTCATTTTATGAGCAGAACACCGATTACCGTTGCCTATGGAGATGGGATAGGCCCGGAAATAATGGAATCTGTATTGAGGATTCTGGAAAGGGCAGACGCCCAGATTGAACCCGAATATATTGATATCGGGAAAGACGCCTATTTGGAAGGCTGGACGACCGGTATTCCCGATAAAGCGTGGGAATCGCTGCTGCGCACGAAAGTTTTCCTCAAGGCGCCCATTACAACACCGCAGGGGGGTGGCTATAAAAGCCTGAACGTGACGATCCGCACGTCGATGGGTCTGTATGCAAACATACGGCCGACAATTTCCTATTCCCCTTTTGTAAAAACAAATCATCCGGATATGGATCTTGTCGTCGTACGGGAAAATGAAGAAGATCTGTACACAGGGATCGAGCACCAGCAGACGCCTGAAGTTGTGCAGAGTCTGAAATTGATTACACGTCCCGGAAGTGAACGGATCGTCCGTCACGCTTTTGAATATGCACGGAAAAATGGACGGAAAAAAGTAACGTGCATTACGAAAGACAATATTATGAAATTATCAGACGGCCTGTTTCATAAAGTATTTGAAGAAGTAGCAGAGGAATACGACGATATCGAAACGGATCACTGGATCGTCGATATTGGACTTGCGCGGATTGCCGATTCCCCGGAAACGTTCGACGTCGTCGTTATGCCCAACCTATACGGAGATATAGCCTCAGATATAGCCGCCCAGATCTCCGGAAGTGTCGGACTCGGCGGATCTTCCAACATTGGAGACGAAAGCGCGATGTTTGAAGCGATTCACGGAAGTGCGCCGGACATTGCAGGGAAGGGACTGGCGAACCCATCCGGCCTGCTGCATGGAGCAATTCAGATGCTCAACCATATCGGACAGCCTGAAACAGCTTCCCGTATTCATAACGCCTGGTTCAAGACGCTGGAAGACGGCATTTACACAGGAGATATTTCTAAAGGAGGACCTTCCGTCAGTACGAAGGAATTTACGGATGCTGTCATCGAACGGCTTGGCCAACAGCCTGAGCAGATAACAGCGGTAAATTATGAAAAGAAGACAGAAGAAAAAAATGAGCATACAATTTCTGTGAAAGCGAAAGACCGGGCAGACAATTCGGTTAACCGAACGCTGGACGGGGTGGATGTTTTCGTATTCAATAATAC is a window from the Alkalicoccus halolimnae genome containing:
- a CDS encoding SHOCT domain-containing protein, with protein sequence MYDMMNGNWGSGMFVSGLIWILFLVLLIVLIIFLVNKLSGTGNSSSSTAPLRDESLNILKERFARGEISEEEYDRIKQKLKEK
- a CDS encoding NADP-dependent isocitrate dehydrogenase yields the protein MSRTPITVAYGDGIGPEIMESVLRILERADAQIEPEYIDIGKDAYLEGWTTGIPDKAWESLLRTKVFLKAPITTPQGGGYKSLNVTIRTSMGLYANIRPTISYSPFVKTNHPDMDLVVVRENEEDLYTGIEHQQTPEVVQSLKLITRPGSERIVRHAFEYARKNGRKKVTCITKDNIMKLSDGLFHKVFEEVAEEYDDIETDHWIVDIGLARIADSPETFDVVVMPNLYGDIASDIAAQISGSVGLGGSSNIGDESAMFEAIHGSAPDIAGKGLANPSGLLHGAIQMLNHIGQPETASRIHNAWFKTLEDGIYTGDISKGGPSVSTKEFTDAVIERLGQQPEQITAVNYEKKTEEKNEHTISVKAKDRADNSVNRTLDGVDVFVFNNTLETEDLGRTLEKAAGNDFELSVITNRGANAYPKGHTEIFTTDHWRCRFLPAQGEVSSKNINGLLERITEADVEWIKIENLYSFNGKEGYSEAKK